One Williamsia phyllosphaerae genomic window, GCACCCAGCTCGGGTCGGGCGAGCCGATGAGCCGGTTGCTGCAGGGTGAGGTCGGCTCGGGCAAGACGCTGGTGGCGCTCATCGCCATGCTGCGGATGATCGACAACGACTTCCAGTGCGTCCTGCTGGCGCCCACCGAGGTGCTCGCGGCCCAGCACCATCGCAGCCTCACGAAAATGTTGGGCGGCCTGGCCCAGGCGGGCGAACTCGGTGCCGAGGAGTCCGCGACGCGCATCGCCCTGCTCACCGGATCGATGAAGACGGCGGGCAAACGCGCCGCGCTGCTCGAGGCGGTCACCGGCACCGCAGGCATCGTGATCGGCACGCACGCGCTGCTCGAGGACCACGTCGACTTCTTCAACCTGGGGCTGATCGTCGTCGACGAGCAACACCGATTCGGTGTCGAGCAACGCGACACCCTGCGCTCCCGCGGCCGCGATGACCTCATCCCGCACATGTTGGTGATGACCGCCACGCCCATCCCGCGGACCATCGCGATGACGGTCTACGGCGACCTGGAGACCTCCACGCTGCGCGAGCTGCCCGCCGGTAGGCAACCGATCACCACCAACGTCGTGCCCACCCAGCTCGAGAAATGGGAGAACCGGCTGTGGCAGGTCGTCGACGAGGAGGTCGGGCTCGGGCGGCAGGTCTACGTCGTGTGCTCCCGTATCGGTGACGACGGCACCGCGGCCGGCGCGAAGTCCGAGGAGCGTGCCGCAGAGCAGCAGGGCCCGCAGACCACCTCGGTGGTCGAGATGTTCGACCAGATCGTCAGCGGTCCCCTCGGCCGACACCGGGTGGAGCTGTTGCACGGCCGTATGTCCGGTGACGACAAGACCGCCACCATGGACGCCTTCACCCGCGGCGAGATCGACATCCTGGTCTCCACCACGGTCATCGAGGTGGGCGTCGACGTCGCGAACGCGAACGCGATGGTCATCGTCGACGCCGAACGCTTCGGCGTGAGCCAACTGCACCAGTTGCGCGGTCGTGTCGGTCGTGGTGGCTTGCCGGGGCGCTGCTTCCTGCGCACCGCGGTGTCACCGACCTCGTCGGCGATGGAACGGTTGCGGGCGGTCGAGGCGTCCAACGACGGATTCGAACTCGCACGGATCGACCTGATCCAACGACGGGAGGGAGACGTCCTCGGTGCGGTGCAGTCCGGCGTCAACTCCTCGTTGCGGTTCCTGTCCCTGCTCGACGACGCCGACGTCATCGCCGACGCCCGGGAGCTGGCCGCCGAGGTCGTGTCCGGCGATCTCACCCTGCTCGACCACCGGCCGATGGCCGACCTGGTCGACGCCGTCCTCGGACCGGGCCGGATCCAGTACCTGGAGAAGTCCTAGGTCCACGCCCCCGGTGCTGCCCCTGATCTGGTCGGGGTCGGTACGGGGTGGAACGAATCGGTCGCTCCCGCCGTCTGACCGGGGATGGTCGGGGGAGGTGGCTGATGGGCGGTCGGCGACTCGATGTTCGCACGTGGGCGATCCTCGTCGCGTTCACCGTCGTCTGCGTTCTGGTCGCGGTCATCGCGACGAGACCGACCACGCGCGCACCGATCGACGTGGACGTGGCCGGCGCGGTGGCGGCGCTGACGCAGGTGCCGGTCCTGCCGGAGCGCGCGCGTCCCGGCGGCTACGACCGCGCCGCGTTCGGCTCCGCGTGGGCCGACTCGTCCGACGCGCAGGACGCCGGCAACGGGTGCGACACCCGCAACGACGTCCTCGACCGCGACCTGCACGACAAGACCTACGTGGCCGTCGCATCATGTCCCCGCGCGGTGCAGACCGGGGAACTGCGCAGCCCCTACAGCGGCGAATGGATCGACTTCCGTCGCGGCCGCACCGGCGGAGCCGCCATCCAGATCGACCACATCGTGCCGCTGGCCTACGCCTGGGACATGGGTGCGTCGCGGTGGGACCCGGCCCTGCGGCTGCGGTTCGCGAACGACCCCGGAAACCTCGTCGCCGTGGACGGTCCGTCGAACCAGGACAAGAGCGATTCACCGCCATCGGTCTGGATGCCGCGTCGGACCGCGTTCGCCTGTCAGTACGCGGTGCAGTTCATCCGCGTCGTGTCGACCTACCGCCTCGCGGTCGACGCACCGTCGGTGCCGGTTCTGCGACGGTCGCTGCGGCGGTGTTGAACCGCCGGTCCGCGTGGGCGCCCCGGCCGCGGCGCGATGCGGGCCCGGACGGGTGCGGCGTTAGTCTGGTCCGATGAGCGCAACCACCGCAGACACAGCGGTCGCGGATCGGGTGGACGCCGACGCGTCGGATCCCGGCACGTCGATCGAGGTGCAGGTCACCGACGCCGCGCACGCCGCGCGCCGCGCATCGCGAACCCTGGCCCGGCAGACCACGGCGACCAAGAACGCAGTCCTGCTCGCGGCCGCCGACGCACTGGTCGCCCAGACCGCGCCGATCCTCGCGGCCAACGACCGCGACATCGACCGCGCCCGGGCCGCGGGCACCGGTGAGAGCCTGCTCGACCGCCTGCGTCTGACGGCCGACCGCGTCGGACAGATCGCCGACGGACTACGACAGGTCGCCACCCTGCCCGACCCCATCGGCGACATCGTGTCCGGCAAGACCCTGCCCAACGGGCTGCACCTGCGCCAGGTCCGCGTCCCGCTCGGCGTCGTCGGCATGGTCTACGAGGCCCGACCCAACGTGACCGTCGACGCGTTCGGCATCGCGTGCAAGTCCGGGAACGCGGTACTGCTGCGCGGGTCCTCCTCGGCTGCGGAGTCCAACGCCGCGCTCGTCGCGGTGCTCCGCGACGTCCTCACCGACCACGGCCTTCCCGCCGACATCGTCACGCTGCTGCCCAGCGCCGACCGATCGAGCGTCACCGCACTGATCCGCGCGCGCGGCCTCGTCGACGTCGTGATCCCCCGTGGCGGCGCTGGACTCATCGCGTCGGTGGTCCGCGACGCGACCGTGCCGACGATCGAGACCGGGACCGGCAACTGCCACATCTACGTCTCCGCCTCGGCTGATCTGGACATCGCCACCGATGTCGTCGTCAACTCCAAGACCCGCCGACCGAGCGTCTGCAACACCGTCGAGACCGTCCTGATCGACGCCGCCGTCGCCGACGTCGCCCTGCCGCGTCTCGTCTCGGCGCTGCAGGCGCACGGCGTGGTCATCCACGGCGACGAGCCGGGGATGGAGCCGGCGACCGAATCCGACTGGGCTGATGAGTATCTCAGCCTCGACATCGCGATCAAGATCGTCGACGGGGTGGACGCCGCCATCGACCACATCGACACCTGGGGTACCGGGCACACCGAGGCCGTGATCACCGACGACCTCGCGCTCGCGACGGAGTTCACCGACCGGGTCGACGCCGCCGCGGTGATGGTCAACGCCTCCACCGCGTTCACCGACGGCGAGCAGTTCGGTTTCGGTGCCGAGATCGGCATCTCCACCCAGAAACTGCACGCCCGGGGCCCGATGGGTCTACCCGAGCTCACCTCCACGAAGTGGATCGTGTGGGGCCGGGGGCAGACGCGCCCATGACCACGACACCCACCGACAACACCGGGATCACCCTCGGCGGCCCGAGCGTGGAACCGGTGTTCACCGACACCACGAACGTGGTGGACCGACTGGCCGAGACCGGATACCTCGCCGACGTGGCCACCGCCACCGCGGTGTTCCTCGCCGACCGACTCGGCAAACCCCTCCTCGTCGAGGGGCCCGCGGGCGTCGGCAAGACCGAACTGGCGCGGGCGATCTCGCAGACCGCGGGCGCCGAACTCGTGCGGCTGCAGTGCTACGAGGGCATCGACGAGGCGCGGGCGCTCTACGAGTGGAACCACGCCAAACAGATCCTGCACATCCAGTCGACCGGTCAGCGCGGCTGGGACGAGACCAAGGCCGACATCTTCTCCGAGGAGTTCCTGCTGCCACGTCCGCTGCTGCGGGCCATCTCGCGCACCGAGCCCACCGTGCTGCTCATCGACGAGGTCGACAAGGCCGACGTCGACGTCGAGGGGCTGCTGCTCGAGGTGCTCAGCGACTTCGCCGTCACCATCCCCGAGATGGGCACCGTCACCGCGGTGCGCCGGCCGATCGTGCTCCTGACGTCGAACGCGACCCGCGAGCTCTCCGAGGCGCTCAAACGTCGCTGCCTGTACCTCTACATCGACTTCCCCGACGCGGCCCGCGAACACGACATCCTCTCGTCGCGGGTGCCCGGGCTCTCCGATTCACTCGCCCGCGAGATGGTGCGCATCATCGGTGTGTTGCGGAGCCTGGACCTGCGCAAGAAGCCGTCGGTCGCCGAGACCATCGACTGGGGCAACACCCTGCTGGCGTTGGGAATCGGCGACAAGCCCGGACGCGGCCTCGACGACGCACTGATCAAGCGAACCCTCGGCGTCGTCCTCAAACACCGACCCGATCTGGCGACGGCGGCCGCGGAGCTGAAGCTGGACCGATGACCTCCCCGCTGCGCTCGTCAACGGTCGCGCCCGACCACCTCGTGGACCACCTCACGGGTTTCGTCGACGACCTGCGGGATCGGGGCATCGTCGTCGGCCCGGCGTCTCTGATCGACGCCGCATCGGCCACCGAGGTGCTGAACCTGCTCGACCGCAACAGCTTTCGCGAGGGTCTGGCCTGCACGCTGGTCACCGACCACGGCCACCGGGCGGTGTTCGACGCCGTGTTCGATCTGTGGTTCCCGGTCGGTTCCGGCATGCGCACCACCACCCAGGAGTTGCCCACCGACGCCGACGGCGCCGTCGACATCGACGCCGTCCGTGAGATGGTCGCCGAGATGCTGGCCGACCCGGACGCGGAGAACGACGGACGGCTCGCCGAGCTGATCTCGCTGATCGTGGACCAGATCGGTGGGTACCGGTCCACCCGCGGCGACGCGTTCTCGACCTACCAGGCGATGTCCACCATCCGTCCGCAGACCCTGATCGCGAGGATCGCCGCGGCCATGGCGGCGGCGGGTTCGACCGACCAGGACGGCGCCGAGCCGCGCTATCGCCGCTCGGCCGCCGATCGCGTCACGAGGTTCGGGTCGATGATCTCCGAGGAGACCCGCAGGCGCATGGTCGACCGCGCCGGACGCGACCGCGTGGGGGAGTACGCGGTCCCGACCCTTCCGGAGAACATCAACTTCCTCTCCGCCGGACGCGCCGAGATGATCGAGATGCGCCGCACCATCGACCCGTTGGCGCGACTGCTCGCGGCCAAGCTCGAAGTCCGGCGCCGACGGGCCCGCCGCGGCGTCGTCGACATCCGCAAGACCCTGCGGGCGTCGATGTCGACCGGCGGCGTGCCCATCGAGCTGACCTACGCCCGGCCTCGCCCCGGCCGGCCCGAACTGGTGATCCTGTGTGACGTCTCCGGGTCGGTGTCCGGGTTCTCGCAGTTCACGTTGCAACTGGTCTACGCACTGCGACAACACTTCTCGGCGGTGCGGGTGTTCGCCTTCGTCGACACCGTCGACGAGGTCACCGAATACTTCAGTCGACGTCCCGACGACATCGACATCGGGTCGTCGGTGGCGCAGATCCTGAGCTCGGCGCGTCTGATCACCCGCGACGGCCACTCCGACTACGGCAACGCCCTGACGGGGTTCGTCGAGGAGTACATCGACTCACTGACCCACCGCGGAGCGCTGCTGGTCCTCGGCGACGGCCGCAACAACTATCACGACCCCAGCTTCGGTGCGCTGCGCGAACTGGTGGCCCGCGCCCGTCACGCCTACTGGCTCAACCCGGAGAGGCAGAGCATCTGGAACTCGGGGGATTCCGTGGCGTCGGACTACGCGACGATCATCGAGATGCACGAGTGCCGCAGCGCGGCGCAGTTGGCGCGGGTCGTCGCCGATCTGCTGCCGGTCTAGTGGCCGGTCCGCAGCAGATGTCGAAACGCGCAGGTGGCCCCGTAGACTCCTCAGACATGCCCGACACCGGATCGCCCGACGTGAGCGGCCGTCCCGCCCGGCGCAGGCGGATAGGCGTGATGGGCGGCACCTTCGACCCCATCCACAATGGCCACCTCGTGGCGGCCAACGAGGTCGCCGACCGGTTCGACCTCGACGAGGTCGTGTTCGTGCCCACGGGGCGTCCCTGGCAGAAACTCGTCGACGACGGCGCCCGCACCCCCGTGGTGAGCCCGGCCGAGGACCGCTACCTGATGACGGTCATCGCGACCGCGGCCAACCCCCGGTTCTCGGTGAGCCGTGTCGACATCGAACGCCAGGGTGACACCTACACCGTCGACACCCTGCGCGACCTGCATCGCCTGCACCCCGACGCAGATCAGTACTTCATCACCGGCGCCGACGCATTGAGTTCGATACTGACCTGGCAGAACTGGGAGGAGCTGTTCGGCCTCGCCCGCTTCGTGGGCGTGAGCCGTCCCGGGTACGACCTCGACGCCGGACATCTGGGCGCACACCTGGCGACCCTGCCGTCCGACGCCCTACACCTCATCGAGGTTCCCGCACTGGCGATCTCGTCGACCGACTGCCGCACGCGCGCGGGAGAGGGGCGGCCGGTCTGGTACCTCGTCCCCGACGGCGTGGTGCAGTACATCAACAAGCGCAGGCTCTATCGGACACCCCAACCGGAATCACCCGGGGTCTCGGGGCCGTCCGCCCGTCCCGAGCCCCTCTCCGGGGCGCAGGACCATCTCTCATCGAAAGGACCACAGTGACAGCCACATCCGAGGCACTCGCCATGGCCAAGGTGGCCGCGCAGGCGGCCTCCGACAAGCTGGCCGACGATGTCGTCGTCATCGACGTCTCCGAACAACTGGTCATCACCGATCTGTTCGTCATCGCCTCCGCGGGCAACGAACGTCAGGTCGGCGCCATCGTCGACGCCGTCGAGGAGAAGCTCCGCGAGGTGGGACGCAAGCCGTTGCGCCGCGAGGGAACTCGTGAGGGCCGGTGGACGCTGCTGGACTACTCCGACATCGTCGTGCACATCCAGCACAGCGACGAGCGGGACTTCTATGCCCTGGAACGACTCTGGAAGGACTGCCCGGTCGTCGATGTCGAGCTGACCTGATGGGTGGTCCCGACACCCATGACAGCAGTGTCGAGCGGATGACCCCGGTCGTCCGGCGTCTGATCCTCCTGCGCCACGGACAGACCGAGTACAACGCGGCGAGTCGGATGCAGGGGCAACTCGACACCGAGTTGTCCGAGCTCGGGGTCGCTCAGGCCGCCACGGCCGGCGCGGTTCTCGCCCGGCGTGCGCCGCGGCTGATCATCTCCTCGGACCTGACCCGTGCCCGCGACACCGCCGTCGCGCTGGCCGACCGGTGCGGGCTGACGGTCACGACCGACATTCGCCTGCGGGAAACCCACCTCGGCGACTGGCAGGGCATGACCCACCTCGAGGTCGACGAGGCGATGCCGGGCGCGCGGGGACAGTGGCGCGACGACGCCCACTGGCGACCGCCCAACGGCGAGAGTCGCGTCGACGTCGCCGCCCGCAGTGTGCCGCTGGTCGCCGAACTCGTCGAGCAGTTGCCGGACTGGGGCCGGGGACCCGACGCCGACACCCCGGTCGTCCTCGTCGCCCACGGCGGCGCGATCGCCGCGCTCACCGCGGGACTGTTGGATCTGCCGGTCCGCAACTGGCCCGTCTTCGGGGGCCTGGCCAACACCAGCTGGGTCCAGCTGAGCGGCCACGGCGACACCCCGGTGTGGCGCCTCGACGTGTGGAACGCCTCGGCCGAGGTCGCCGACGCGGGGGTGCAGTGACCGACTCGGGGCCCGGTTCGATCCTGGTGCTGTCGGACTCGCTCGCCTACTACGGGCCCGAGGGCGGACTGCCCGCCGACGACGACCGCATCTGGCCCAACCTCGCCGCGTCGGCGGTGGGCGAGCGGGCCGAACTGTTCGGGCGCATCGGGTGGACGACGCGCGACGTCTGGTGGGCGTTGACCCAGGATCCGCGGATCTGGGCGGCGGTCCCGCACGCGCGGGTGGTCGTGTTGGCCATCGGCGGGATGGACACCCTGCCGTCCCCGTTGCCCACGGCGCTGCGAGAGCAGATCCGCTACCTGCGGCCTGCCCCGCTGCGCCAGGGCGTGCGCACCGCCTACCAGTGGCTGCAGCCACGGCTGTCGCCACTCGGGTGGCCGGTCGCGTTGCCGCCCGCGGTGACGGTCGACTACCTGGAGAAGATCCGCGGCGCGCTGGCCATGGTGCGGCCCGACCTGCCGGTGATCCTGTGTCTGTCGCCGACGCACCGCAGCCCGTACTACGGACACGTGCACACCGGCCGTGCGCCCGCGACCGCGGCCGCTCGCCGCTGGGCCGACGAGCACGACGTCCCGACCGTGGACTTCTATCCCCCGACCGCGGCCCACTTCGCCGATTTCGACAGCAGTGCCCCCGCACTGAGTTCCATCGCCGCTGATCACAACCCCGACGGCATCCACTGGGGCTTCGGATGCCACCGCGACGTCGCCGAGGTGACGATCGCCGGTCTGCGTTCGGTCCTCGGGATCGGCGCCGACGTCCCGACCATCGGTGCCGTTCGCGGCGCGGACCCCCTACGCTGATCGGCGTGGCCGTCGTCGTAGTGACCGATTCGTCGGCGCGGTTGCCCGCGTCGATCAGAGACATGTACGACATCCGGCAGGTCCCGCTGCACGTCCTCAACGGCGATCAGGACCTGGCCGAGGACGTCGACGAGATCGGTCCCGAACTGTTCAACGATCCCGGCACCACCACCTCGGGAGCTGTCCCCGCCGACCTCGAGGAGGCGTTCGGTCGCGCCGTGGAGGACAGCGACGGCGACGGCGTGGTCGCCGTGCTCATGAGTCGGCGACTGAGCAGCACCTGGAGTTCGGCCCGACTCGCCGCCGATCGTCACCCCGGTCGGATCCGGGTGGTCGACTCCCGGTCGGTGGGAATCGCCGTCGGGTTCGGCGCGATCGCCGCCGCGCAGGCCGCGCAGACCGGCGCCGACCGTGACCGGGTGTACGAGGCCGCCATCCGCGCCGGGTCGACCACCGAGTCGTTGCTGTGTGTCGCCCAGCTCGACAACCTGCGCAACAGCGGACGCATCGGGGCGGCGACCCGCCTGTTCGGGTCGGCGTTGTCGATCAAGCCGGTCCTGCGGATGGTCGACGGCATGTTGGTCCTGACCGAGAAACAGCGGACCTTCTCCAAGGCCGTCGGCAAGATGGTCGACGCCGCGGTCGAGGCCACCGAGGGTCGTCCGGTGACCGTCGGTGTCCTGCACTGCGAGGCACCCGAGGCGGCCGCCGACATCACCAGCCGCCTACGCGGACGGTTGCGGTCGATCACCTCGTTGATCACCTCCGACATGGGGCCGGTCCTGAGTTGCCACGTCGGCTCGGGGGCGGTCGGCATCGCGGTGTGCTCGGAGGTCGGGCCGATCGAGGGGTTCGAACCCGACGCCGCCTGATCACCAGCGCACCTTCTCCACAGGTGCGCGGCTCTGCACAGTTCGGGGGTGAACCTCCCGCCGATCGTGTGGTCGCGTCCGGGGTGCTGCCTACCGTGACGACATGGCAAGCAGCTCAGGGCGTGACCGCCGACCCGACGCCCTGTCGCGCCTGCGATCGCAGCCCGCGCCCTGGGAGCCGGAGGTCGGTGTCGGTGTCGGTGTCCAGGCCGACGACGACCGCACCCCGCCACCCGAGCGCATGGTCGAGACCGCACCCCGGGACGTCGAGCCATCGTGGGGTGCGACGCCCCCACCGCGATGGCTCGACGACGGAGACGGCGATGCCGTTGCCGCACAGTCGGACCGGTCGACCCCGCTCCGCCGAACATCGCCCCGCCGGATGCCGTTCGTCGCCCCGCCCGCCGCGATCGCGCTGATCGCGGTCGGTGTGCTCGCCTGCGTCGTCACCGCCTACAGCGTGCTGCGCGGACCGTCCGACGATTCCCCGGCGGCAGCACGGGTGGCGTTCCCGGCCTCGGCAGGAGCGGCGGCACCCTCGTCTGCGCGACCCGCGGAGTCCGGTCGCCCGGCGGCCGGCGGCCGGTCCCCGGAGTCGTCGTCCTCAGGCGCCCGACCCCCATCGGTCGACGAGCTGGTCGTCAGCGTCGTCGGGTTGGTCCGGACGCCGGGGCTGGTGCGGCTGACCGGCGCCGCCCGGGTCGCCGACGCGATCGCCCGCGCGGGTGGCGGTCGGCCGGGCGCCGACCTGCTGAGCCTCAACATGGCGCAACCGGTTCGCGACGGCGACCAGATCCTGGTCGGTTTCGCCGACCCGGCCGGGGGAGCGGGGATGCGCAGCGCGATCGTCTCCGCGTCGTCATCCGGGACTGGGGCGTCCGGGCCCGCGGCGCCCGGGTCTGGGACCTCCGCGACCACCGGTGCCCCCGGCTCGGCGTCCGCCGCGGACGGCGCACCCGTCAACCTCAACACCGCCGACGAGGCGGCGCTGGACACCCTGCCCGGGGTCGGGCCGGTGACCGCCAAGTCGATCATCGACTGGCGTTCGCGCAACGGCGGTTTCACGTCGGTCGACCAGCTCGCCGAGGTCGACGGGATCGGCCCGGGACGACTGGCGAAGCTGCGTGATCGCGTCACCGTCTGACGCCGTCGGAGCCGATCTACGTCTGCTCGCACCCGCCGCCGGCTGCTGGGCGGTCACGATCGCCGGTGCGGTCGGAGGGGTGTGGGCGGGCGGTCTCGCGACCCTCCTGTGCGCGGTGGTCCTCACCGCGGCGCTGCTCGCCCTGCGTCACAGCGTCCACGCACGTGCCCTGCGGCCGGCGATGCTACTGATCATCGCCACGGCGGGCGTGTCCGCGGGCTTCGGGGCCGCCGTCACCGCCCGCGTCGTCGACCTGCAGCACCACCCCATGGCCGCAGCCGGTCTCCTCGGACACAAGACGACGGCGGAACTGATCATCGGTGACGACCCGCGCGTGCTGCGCGGACCGGGACCGCCCCGCATCCGGGTACCCGTCACCGCGGCCGTCGCGTCGAGACCGTCGGACCGTGCGTCGGCCTCACTGACCGCGCCGGCCGACGGATGGTCGGATCTGGTCCCGGGACAACGCGTCACCGCCGTGGTGACCGTCGACCGGCCGTACCGCGCCGATCTGACCGTCGCGTCACTGCGGGCAACGGGACCGCCGCGCGCGGTCTCGCGGCCACCGGGGTATCAGCGATGGGCGTCGGCGGTGCGGCTCCGGTTCGCCGAGCTGTCCCGGCGCGCGCTGCCCGCCGCCGAGTCCGGACTGCTACCGGGGTTGGTGCTCGGCGACGTGTCCGGTCTCGGTGACGACGTCGTCGACGACTTCCGTCGCTGTGGGTTGACGCACCTCACCGCGGTGTCCGGTGCGAACTTCGCGATCGTCTGTGGTGCCGTACTTCTCGTCCTGCAGGCGGCCGGTGTCGGACGCCGGACCTCGGCCGTTCTCGCGGCGATCGTGCTGGCCTGCTTCGTGGTGCTCGTGCGTCCGTCACCGAGTGTGGTGCGGGCGGCGGTGATGGGGGCGGTCGGGCTGCTCGCCCTGGTCGCCGGCCGGCGATCCGCGGCGATCCCGGCACTGTGTGCCGCGGTGATCGTGGCGCTCGGGGTCTGGCCCGCACTCGCCGTCGATCCGGGGTTCGCCCTGTCGGTCTGCGCCACCGCGGCCCTGATCCTGCTGGCGCCCGGCCTGCGGGATCGACTGTCGGCGGTCGGTGTCCCGCGCGGCGTGGCCGACCTGCTGGCGATCGCCCTCGCCGCGCAGATCGTCACCGCACCCCTGGTCGCCATGATCGCGGGCACGGTCAACCCGGTGGGGGTGGTGGCCAACATCGCCGTCGCCCTCGCGGTCGCGCCGATCACCGTCCTCGGCACGTTCGCGGCCGCGATCGCGGGTCCGTCACCGCGAATGGGTGAGCTGCTGATCCGGTTCTGCGAGCCCGAACTGTGGTGGATGGTGCGCACCGCCGACGTGCTCGCCGGTGTCCCGGGCGCGTCGATGTCGGTACCCGACGGCCTCGGCGGGGCGTGCTGGGTCGCGCTGGGCCTGGCCGCGCCGGCCGCAGGGGTGTGGCTGTGGCGCAGGACGGGTCACGGCCGGACCGGCCCAGTCGGCGGGGTCTGGCACGATGGCCGACGTGACCGACCGACTCCACCTCCTGCTCGGCGACGACGAGTTCCTGGTCGAGCGCGCCACCTCGTCGATCCGCGCCGAGGTGAACTCCGAGACCGGCACCGACGTGCCGATCACCCGGGTCCGGGCCGGTGACGTCAGCGAATACGAGCTGGCCGAGATGCTGAGTCCGTCACTGTTCGCCGACGAACGGATGGTGATCGTGGAGTCCGCGGCCGACGCGGGCAAGGAGCCGGCCGCGTTGATCACCTCCGCCGCCGGGTCGCTGCCCGAGGGCATCACACTGCTGGTGGCGCACACGGGTGGCGGACGGACCAAGTCGATGGTCGGGGCGTTGAAGAGTGCGGGCGCACAGGTCCACGAGTGTGCCGCGTTGAAATGGCCGGAGGAGCGGGTCCGCTTCGTCAAGGCCGAGTTCGCCCGACTCAAGGTGCGCGTGTCGGCCGAGGTCGTCGCGCAGGTCGTCGAATCGGTGGGCGCCGATCTACGGGAGCTCGCGGCCGCCTGCAGTCAGCTGGTCTCCGACACCGGCGGCAAGGTCGACGCCGCCGCGATCGCGACCTATTACTCCGGTCGGCCGGAGACCAAGGGATTCGACGTCGCCGACCGTGCGATCACCGGTGACAAGGCGGGAGCGCTGGAGACCCTGTCGTGGGCTGAACACCACGGCGTCCCACACGTGGTCATCGCCGACGCCCTGGGCGAGGCCGTCCACGCCATCGCCCGCGTCAAGGGACTGGGAACGATGGACCAGTACTCGGCGGCGTCGGAGGTGGGGATGTCCCCGGGGCGTCTCAAGCGGGTGCAATCGCAGGCGCGCGCGTGGAACGCGGAGTCGATCGCGAGCGCACTGATGGTGGTCTCGACGCTCAACGGCGACGTCAAGGGCCAGGCGGCCGACGCCGACTACAGCCTGCAGCGCGCGGTGGGCCTGGTCGCGGACCTCAAACCCACCCGCCATCGCTGACCCGGACGCCCCGGGCGCACAGACAGATCACCCCGGTGACGAGGTACGTCACCGGGGTGAGATCTGCACGCGGCCCGTGGGCCGAGCGATCAGCTCAGAGCTTGTTGACCGCGATCGCCATCGCGGACTTCTTGTTGGCGGCCTGGTTCGAGTGGATGACACCCTTGCTGGCGGCCTTGTCGAGCTTGCGCCCGGTCGTGACGAGCAGTTCCGACGCCTTGTCCTTCTCGCCTGCGGCGACGGCCTCGCGGAAGTTGCGGATGGCCGTGCGGAGCGAGGACTTGACCGACTGGTTGCGCTGACGCGCGATCTCGTTGGTCTTGTTCCGCTTCATCTGCGACTTGATGTTTGCCACGCCTGGGTACCTCTTTGCTCGGTTGTGCACGACCCCGAGGGCCCCGCATTGATCTGTGGGAAAAGTGTTGCCGGCGCTCGCTCGATGGTCGAGTTCGCACCTGCTCGCGAGTTGATCGACTATCACCGAAAAACC contains:
- the rpsT gene encoding 30S ribosomal protein S20 produces the protein MANIKSQMKRNKTNEIARQRNQSVKSSLRTAIRNFREAVAAGEKDKASELLVTTGRKLDKAASKGVIHSNQAANKKSAMAIAVNKL
- the holA gene encoding DNA polymerase III subunit delta, yielding MVERATSSIRAEVNSETGTDVPITRVRAGDVSEYELAEMLSPSLFADERMVIVESAADAGKEPAALITSAAGSLPEGITLLVAHTGGGRTKSMVGALKSAGAQVHECAALKWPEERVRFVKAEFARLKVRVSAEVVAQVVESVGADLRELAAACSQLVSDTGGKVDAAAIATYYSGRPETKGFDVADRAITGDKAGALETLSWAEHHGVPHVVIADALGEAVHAIARVKGLGTMDQYSAASEVGMSPGRLKRVQSQARAWNAESIASALMVVSTLNGDVKGQAADADYSLQRAVGLVADLKPTRHR